One stretch of Streptomyces sp. NBC_00443 DNA includes these proteins:
- a CDS encoding SpoIIE family protein phosphatase — protein MDAARDEPEAPTSGGPSALFDASTDAAAVVSGHGVVLGWTRAAEELLGHPATEIVGSPATRLLAVPSDPVRAAGVAERCRAGMGWNGRIPLRHHDGHRVDVDLRVSASFRIAADECFLISARELRRQRAVGQSMLDGFLTRSPVGMAVMDTELRYVWLNDTLERFGGVPREQRLGRRLSELLPGLQAETIEGRMRKVLETGLPVTDYEYVGWSWADPHRQHAYSTSFFPLVDPDDSITGVCYMVLDVTERWNARQLLSLVSEAGTRIGTTLDVLWTAQELADFAVPRFADFVVVDLLEPVLSTEGHGTWLTDAGPAPAKPVMRRAGMSSVREGCPEAVARVGERVDFVPPPHDAHLLIDGGPILIPVLDPSDELWTSEQPARAASIREFGLHSLISAPMRARNTTLGLTTFIRSRNPVSFQPDDVLVAQELVARAALCVDNARRYTREHTAAVTLQRSLLPQALTGGTALEVASSYLPADPSGGVGGDWFDVIPLSGARVGLVVGDVVGHGITAAATMGRLRTAVQTLADMEMPPDELLAHLDDLVLRLSEERPEGDTAGTADQSTTGFLGATCLYAVYDPVTRCCTMARAGHPPPVVIAPDGQVSYPEPPAGPPLGLGGMAFEAGEIELAENSLLGLYTDGLVADADRDVERGMSRLGDLLSRRDLDLDTLCSSAVRELVPAPQPDDIALLLARTHALDAEQIVSWDVPVDPAAVADIRARATRHVTDFWGLAELAMTTELIVSELVTNAIRYAEPPIRLRLLCDTRLTCEVADGSSTAPRLRHARSMDEGGRGLFLVAQLAHRWGARYTAGGKIIWAEQEIP, from the coding sequence ATGGATGCTGCGCGAGACGAACCGGAGGCGCCCACGTCCGGAGGACCGAGCGCCCTCTTCGACGCGTCCACAGACGCGGCGGCGGTGGTGTCCGGGCACGGTGTCGTGCTCGGCTGGACCCGGGCCGCGGAGGAACTCCTCGGCCACCCCGCCACGGAGATCGTCGGTTCCCCCGCCACACGGCTGCTCGCGGTACCGAGTGACCCGGTCCGCGCGGCCGGCGTCGCCGAGCGCTGCCGGGCCGGCATGGGATGGAACGGTCGCATTCCGCTACGGCACCATGACGGCCACCGCGTCGACGTGGACCTGCGGGTCTCCGCGTCCTTCCGCATCGCAGCGGACGAGTGCTTTCTGATCTCGGCTCGGGAACTGCGCCGGCAGCGGGCGGTGGGCCAGTCCATGCTCGACGGATTCCTGACCCGCTCACCGGTCGGCATGGCCGTGATGGACACCGAGCTGCGCTACGTCTGGCTCAACGACACCCTGGAACGCTTCGGCGGTGTCCCTCGCGAGCAGCGCCTCGGCCGCCGGCTGAGCGAACTGCTGCCGGGGCTGCAGGCGGAGACCATCGAGGGCCGGATGCGCAAGGTCCTGGAAACCGGCCTGCCCGTCACCGACTACGAGTACGTGGGATGGAGTTGGGCCGACCCGCACCGCCAGCACGCCTACTCCACCTCCTTCTTCCCCCTCGTGGACCCCGACGACTCGATCACCGGCGTCTGTTACATGGTTCTGGACGTCACCGAGCGGTGGAACGCCCGCCAGCTGCTGTCGCTGGTCAGCGAGGCCGGAACACGCATCGGTACGACGCTGGACGTGCTGTGGACCGCTCAGGAACTGGCCGACTTCGCCGTCCCGCGCTTCGCTGACTTCGTCGTCGTGGACCTGCTGGAGCCGGTGCTCAGCACCGAGGGGCACGGAACGTGGCTGACCGACGCGGGCCCGGCCCCCGCCAAGCCGGTGATGCGCCGGGCCGGTATGAGCTCGGTGCGCGAGGGCTGCCCGGAGGCCGTGGCGCGGGTGGGGGAGCGGGTGGACTTCGTCCCGCCGCCGCACGACGCCCATCTGCTCATCGACGGAGGGCCGATCCTCATCCCAGTTCTCGACCCCTCCGACGAACTGTGGACCTCAGAGCAGCCCGCGCGAGCGGCCAGCATCCGCGAGTTCGGCCTGCACTCCCTCATCTCCGCGCCGATGCGGGCACGGAACACCACCCTGGGCCTCACCACCTTCATACGGTCACGCAATCCCGTCTCGTTCCAGCCCGACGACGTCCTCGTCGCCCAGGAACTGGTGGCCCGAGCGGCCCTGTGCGTCGACAACGCCCGCCGCTACACCCGCGAACACACAGCCGCGGTCACCCTGCAACGCAGCCTGCTGCCCCAGGCACTGACGGGCGGTACGGCACTGGAGGTGGCCTCCTCGTATCTGCCGGCCGACCCGAGCGGCGGGGTCGGCGGCGACTGGTTCGACGTGATCCCGCTGTCCGGGGCGCGCGTAGGCCTCGTCGTCGGCGATGTCGTCGGCCACGGCATCACGGCGGCGGCGACCATGGGCCGGCTGCGCACCGCCGTACAGACCCTCGCCGACATGGAGATGCCGCCCGACGAACTGCTCGCCCACCTCGACGACCTCGTGCTGCGTCTCAGCGAGGAGCGGCCCGAGGGCGACACGGCCGGGACGGCCGACCAAAGCACGACCGGCTTCCTCGGCGCGACCTGCCTGTACGCCGTGTACGACCCGGTCACCCGATGCTGCACGATGGCCCGGGCCGGACATCCGCCGCCGGTCGTCATCGCGCCCGACGGGCAGGTCTCCTACCCGGAACCCCCTGCCGGGCCCCCGCTCGGGCTGGGCGGAATGGCCTTCGAGGCCGGCGAGATCGAACTCGCCGAGAACAGCCTGCTCGGCCTCTACACCGACGGCCTCGTCGCGGACGCCGACCGCGATGTGGAACGCGGCATGTCCCGGCTCGGCGACCTGCTGTCCCGGCGGGACCTCGACCTCGACACGCTGTGCTCGTCCGCGGTGCGGGAACTCGTGCCCGCGCCGCAGCCCGACGACATCGCCCTCCTCCTCGCGCGCACCCACGCCCTGGACGCCGAGCAGATCGTCTCGTGGGACGTGCCCGTCGACCCGGCCGCCGTCGCCGACATCCGGGCCCGGGCGACCCGCCACGTGACGGACTTCTGGGGCCTCGCGGAACTGGCCATGACGACCGAGCTGATCGTGAGCGAGCTGGTCACCAACGCCATCCGCTACGCCGAACCCCCCATCCGTCTACGCCTCCTCTGCGACACCCGCCTGACCTGCGAGGTCGCCGACGGCAGCAGCACCGCCCCACGACTGCGACACGCCCGCAGCATGGACGAGGGCGGCCGCGGCCTGTTCCTGGTGGCCCAACTCGCCCACCGCTGGGGCGCCCGCTACACCGCCGGCGGAAAGATCATCTGGGCCGAACAAGAAATCCCCTGA